The segment GTGTGGATTGTGCATTTAGAAATTGAATAGAAATGCTTTTTGAAATTAAACTCCTGATTTTGGCAATGAGGTAGCAGGCAGGATACTGAATCGCTATTAtcatttaaatgcaattaaaatgaaCTGAATTAAAGAAACTGATATAACTAAAAGATAGACAGATGGTTggtaaatagatagatagagagatagatagattcaATTCAGCTTCCTGTGGGAAGGGAATCAATTCTGAATGTTGTCCAGCCGTGTAGTAGAGACTGTTAAGGAGCCATCAGTCTGCTTGTGTCTTTGAGTTCTTCCTTTAGTATTCTCAGAGCAGTGTGTCTTATAATTAGATTCTCATTTCAGTAGACGTGCTGTCTGCTATCACTGAAGGAGAGTTTAGGGGCAGTGAGGCCTATTGACTAAAGATCTAGGAGGATAACAGAAAGGTTGAGGTTCAAACACTGAGAAAAGTGATCAATAAAGTAGCAGCAGTGTAGGGAACAAGTTATTTGATATTCTAGGTTGCATCAGAGAGACTGTCCTGGTAATATGTAGAGGCTAAGTAGCTTTGAATAAAAGTGTCATCTAAGTGACACATAATCTTGCTATTCATCTGGATTGTTGAAttgttcatatattttaaaatgtaatttattcctgtgatgcaaagctgaatttgatccttcagaaatcattttaatattctgatttgctgcttaagaaacatttcttattatcagtgttgaaaacagttgtgctgcatgtTTGGTTTGCCAGCTCAGCTGACTTCCACATTAAACCTTTGCATTCGTTGAACAGATCTCGCTGTATCCAAACATCATTGAGGAAAGTCAGCAGCTGCGCTGCGTTCCTGTCAGCAGAGCTGAAGCTTGTTTTTGCACAGCTGACCTCCACCTGATCCAGATCAATGAAACGGGGAGCCAGCTGAAAGCAAAAAATACAATCTGTACTTTCACTGTGCACCTGCACATTACCCATCCTGCAGGGTGTGGGAAATAGGACAATGAAGAGTTTAATGCGGGCAAGTGAAGTACTATCTATCACTCTGCCGAGTTAAACCAGTAGAAAGACACAGAGAGCACTGCTAAAAGCTTTAAGAAGAACGATTACTCCAGTATGTCCGTGACTTGTGTGGAAATTATCATCTGTCTTAAGAACCTTAAAAAACTGAGCAGTGCAGTCTATTAGCTTACTATCAAAGTCTAAATCTGTGAGTCATTTGCTGAGGAAGCGTTCAGTGAATGTGTGCTGATTAAAAACATATTTCCTGCACATTTCCAGCTAAAGTCATCTTTGATCTTGATCTCTGACTCTGGGCTCTTTGAGAGTGTATCGCAGCTCCTGGTTTGGACTGAAGCCAGACTCTAATGATGCAAAGCCAATCTCTGGATGACCATTTTAAATTAGTGTACGGCTGATAGTTGTAATATCTCTGCCAGTCTGATGCTAATTCCACCTGTGGAATCAGTGAGGATTGTGGCCATCTCTGGTTCGTTAGCTGCTATAagaaaataacgagaagaataaaaaACATCCAGTAAACAGTAAAgccgtttgcactacaaaccagtgtgttcaaatttaagataatacattaaaataatattgtaagactcaccaatttgtaatatcaagcagcaaaacaagctgttttgtacagctaaaaatagctggacgtgatgagaccgaaagccagacccataaaatgaaCAGTTGACGACGTCCACTCTTACAGGCAAAATAAGGTAGAAAAAATATAGCCTTCAAGATGTTTTCCCCTCTAATGTGGAGTTGGACTTGAGCTGTGTGGTTTAAAAAGAATCACATACAGACACACATCAGGTGTTTGGCGTTCTCTCACCCCTCGACACTAGTTCATAATTTATGACTTCTTGAAGGCCTTTTATCAGTGCCTTCCCTTCACGATCTTGCGCTGGTCAGCTGCATAGCTTCACGTTGCATTGCTTAATTTATTATACAGTATACCAGTGctgatttttctttctctttctttgtctttttgcAGTCGAAGAAATGGCAATGAACAGCATCCTCAACCCTGATGACATTAAGAAAGCCCTGGACGCATTTAAAGGTGATTGTGACATGCCATCCTGAGTTTCACAATTTCATCTCTccttcacatatgtgaccctggaccacaaaaccagccatatcTCATCTGAATCTCAACTGAatctcatctgaaagctgaataaataagctttccattgatgtattaggtgtcaggataggacaatatttgtcaactatttgaaagtctagaatctgagggtgcaaaatatccaaatattgagaaaattaaagttcttagctatgcatattattaatcaaaaattaagtttttatatatttatggtggaaaatgtacaaaatatcgtcATGAAATAtggtcttaatatcctaatgatttttggcataaaagaaaaatctataattttgacccatgcaatgctttttttggctattgctacaaatatacctgtgctacttaagactggttttgtggtccagtgtcacatatgtaCTATTACTCTAAAAtatgttttgaaataaaataatatgcagAAACATTAACCACAATCTTTATAACTCGTGCAAATATGAGTGTAAACTTTCTAAAATCATCTCTTTTTTAGGGGCTGTTCACACAGAATGCATTTTTCATTCAGCTGCATCCTTTATTCTGTGTACTAGATGGATGTATTTGACCATTGCAATCACATTTTCAATCTATTGCAGCGACTCAAGCATGACATGAAAATGAGCATTGCAGCTAAAtttaaaaagttcaacttttgaaAAATGTGTGTCAAGACCTAGCGTTTTTACATTCCATTGCCATGCATCTCTCTTAAATCAAAACATACATTCTGTTTGAATGGCCCTTTGTTTTGTCATTTTCTACTGATAGAGAAAACAACTCTCATCATAATTACAGAGGGAAAATGATTATTACATTATTACCATTAACATAGTTTCTCTTTGACTTTGGAAACACCATGAAAATATTAAACTTAAAACAAATGTATTTGTGCAGTGGGTTTCCTTGaacttataaatatataaataatgcaaCAGAAAAACtaattgcaaaaaataatttatttaaataacctGCTAAAAACTACTAAACATTTAGGAAATAAACTGCACCGCTTAAGCTAGATTTATAAAGCAAATGACAAATGAGTGCATGTTTTGTCTTTATTATCTTCTTTTTATAATAGaagccaaaatgtcaaaaatgacaaagaagcaccataaaagtagttCACATGACTTATGCACTATATTTCAAGCAATTTTACTGAAAATCTTACACCTCACTACATCAAACCATATGTGTTTAAGGTATCCAAACCTAAAGTATATGATTGTCACAGACTGACTTCAATTTATGACTTAAAAACACTTGGAATATAGTGCATAGTATGGACCacttttgtgatcctggaccacaaaaccagtcataagggtcatttttttttatttgaggtcatacatcatgtgaaagctgaataaatcagctttacattgatgtatggtttgttaggataatatttggctgagatacaactatttgaaaatcacctttaaagttgaccaactgaagttcttagcaatgcatattactgatcaaaaattaagttttgatttatttacagtaggaaatttacaaaatatcttcacatgatctttacctaatatcctaatgacagAATGTCAGTTATTCTCTCTGTTTTTGCAATCTTCTCGTAGCCGTTGACTCATTCGACCACAAGAAGTTTTTTGAAATGATCGGACTGAAGGCGAAGTCGGCTGATGATGTGAAGAAGGCTTTCCACGTCCTGGATGCAGACAACAGCGGCTATATTGAAGAAGAGGAACTTAAGTAAGATTACACCACTTTGACACAACAAGCAAGCGTGTAACCCTTAAGAATTGTAATTGAAACTCTCAGAATAAAGGTGAGCAGTGAGCACACAATACATTTGAAGGGTGTTAGACTCGCTCGGTTTCCTCTGTGCAGGTTTGTTTTGAAGCAGTTCGGTCAAGACGGGAGAGACCTGACCGATAAGGAGACCAAAGCATTCCTGCAGGCTGCGGACAAAGATGGAGATGGAAAGATAGGAGCAGAAGGTAAAATGAAAGGAATATACCATAACACCAGGGGCGTCTCgcatctacttttttttttttttaccaccagTGGGAGCCCTGACTCACTTGATAAGTGATGAGAAAAGAACACACTTTCTTTTcaaatatccacctttttcttcaccTAAAATTTTTATGGTTCTCGTTTATGGTTTATGGTCATTTAAATCAGACACGTGACTCTTGACACAACCGCATAAGGATGCACACAACGTTTTCAAAActgattacatttttaattattgtcacatttgtttatttattttaaattgcagtttGGAGCCCTAATGAATAAGATGCTTTAACTAACCCATGGCATGcactttttctctttctttttcagAGTTTGCTGCTCTGGTTCGTGAATAATTGACAGACTCTTGGCCTGTTCATACCTCATGACCCTTTGACCTCGATCTCAGCCTAACGCCCCTAaagcacagacacacacactcagacaCTCACTTACACACACCCTGACATGCTTGCACGCCTCCCTCCTGAACACCTCCCtacacacaatcacacacactGACCTTCATgctatttattttcctttttataCAAAAGTGAGTGTTTCTGCTAGTGTATAGTTAAAGAGACCTTTAACAGGACAAAACCTCATGCCGGCAATATGTAGATATCATAGAAAAGAAAACAACGCACTCTCCATGGCCCACTACTCTTTGTCTGTCTTTATCTTCCTTGAATCTCTCCCATTGATCTTTCGCTCCCCTCCTATCCTTTCAAAAGAAGAAAGAGGTCAAGTtgtgaaagaaaacaaaataaagagaCAATGCCTCAAGAGTTCCAgtgtgtattttgtgtttttttttcttttaataattagttaaattaatatttagttCATAATTAATTAGTCTGTTTTtcaatcgttctatcattctgttcatctgtcattctatcgttttatcattctgttcatctgtcgttctgtcattctatcattttgTTCATCTATTtactgttctatcattctgttaatctatctatcgatctatcgttctatcattctgttcagctgtcgttctgtcattctatcattctgtacatccatccatccatctatccatctatcattttgtctatcgttctatcattttgtTCActtgtcattctattgttctgttcatctatcgttctgtcattttgTACATCCATTCatgtatccatctatctatcattttgtctatcgttctatcattctgttcatctatctatctatctatcgttctgtcattctgttcagctatcgttctgtcattctatcattctgtacatccatccatccatcattttgtttattgttctatcattctgttcatCTGTCATtatatcgttctgtcattctgtacatccatccatctatcattttgtctatcgttctatcattccgttcatctatcattctgttgttctatcattctgtacatctatctatctatctatctatctatctatctatctatctatctatctatctatcgttctgtcattctatcattctgtacatccatccatccatccatccatccatcattttgtctattgttctatcattctgttcatctgttgttctatcgttctgtcgttctgtacatccatccatcattttgtctatcgttctatcattctgttcatctatcgttctgttgttctatcattctgtacatctatctatctatctatctatctatctatcgttctgtcattctatcattctgtacatccatccatccatctatcattttgtctattgttctatcattctgttcatctatcgttctgttgttctatcattctgtacatctatctatctatctatctatctatctatctatctatctatctatctatctatctatctatctatctatctatctatcgttctgtcattctatcattctgtacatccatccatccatccatctatcattttgtctattgttctatcattctgttcatctgttgttctgtcgttctgtacatccatccatctatcattttgtctatcgttctatcattctgttgttctatcattctgtacatccatccatctatcattttgtctatcattctatcattctgttcatCTGTTGTtctgtacatccatccatcattttgtctatcgttctatcattctgttcatctatcgttctgttgttctatcattctgtacatccatccatccatctatcattttgtctatcgttctatcattctgttcatctatcattctgttgttctatcattctgtacatccatctatctatctatctatctatctatcgttctgtcattctatcattctgtacatccatccatccatccatctatcattttgtctattgttctatcattctgttcagctgtcgttctgtcattctatcattctgtacatccatccatccatctatccatctatcattttgtctatcgttctatcattttgtTCActtgtcattctattgttctgttcatctatcgttctgtcattttgTACATCCATTCatgtatccatctatctatcattttgtctatcgttctatcattctgttcagctgtcgttctgtcattctatcattctgtacatccatccatccatctatccatctatcattttgtctatcgttctatcattttgtTCActtgtcattctattgttctgttcatctatcgttctgtcattttgTACATCCATTCatgtatccatctatctatcattttgtctatcgttctatcattctgttcatctatctatctatctatcgttctgtcattctgttcagctatcgttctgtcattctatcattctgtacatccatccatccatcattttgtttattgttctatcattctgttcatCTGTCATtatatcgttctgtcattctgtacatccatccatctatcattttgtctatcgttctatcattccgttcatctatcattctgttgttctatcattctgtacatctatctatctatctatctatctatctatctatctatctatctatctatcgttctgtcattctatcattctgtacatccatcc is part of the Garra rufa chromosome 1, GarRuf1.0, whole genome shotgun sequence genome and harbors:
- the pvalb6 gene encoding parvalbumin 6 — encoded protein: MAMNSILNPDDIKKALDAFKAVDSFDHKKFFEMIGLKAKSADDVKKAFHVLDADNSGYIEEEELKFVLKQFGQDGRDLTDKETKAFLQAADKDGDGKIGAEEFAALVRE